A part of Flavobacteriaceae bacterium GSB9 genomic DNA contains:
- the aroC gene encoding chorismate synthase, producing MAGNSFGKLFNLTTYGESHGPALGGVIDGCPPGIELDFEAIQNELARRKPGQSAIVTQRKEPDAVKFYSGIFEGKTTGTPIGFVIENTNQKSHDYSHIKDSYRPSHADYTYDKKYGIRDYRGGGRSSARETACRVVAGAIAKQVLKDIDIKAYVSSVGAMKLDKPYNALDLTKIESNIVRCPDQKMAAEMESYIKEVRSKGDTVGGIISCVIKNVPVGLGEPVFDKLHAELGKAMLSINAVKGFEYGSGFHGSTMYGSQHNDAFNNDGSTKTNYSGGIQGGISNGMDIYFNVAFKPVATLIQKYETIDKEGNTVEMQGKGRHDPCVVPRAVPIVEAMAALVLVDFYLINKIY from the coding sequence ATGGCTGGAAATTCCTTCGGAAAACTATTTAACCTAACAACATACGGCGAATCTCATGGTCCTGCACTGGGCGGTGTTATTGATGGTTGCCCACCGGGAATCGAGTTAGATTTTGAAGCGATACAAAATGAATTGGCAAGGCGTAAACCTGGTCAATCGGCTATTGTAACACAACGTAAAGAACCCGATGCCGTTAAGTTTTATTCTGGAATTTTTGAAGGAAAAACTACGGGAACACCCATAGGTTTTGTTATAGAAAACACCAACCAAAAGTCTCATGATTATTCGCATATAAAAGATAGTTACAGACCAAGCCATGCCGATTATACCTACGATAAAAAATACGGTATCCGTGATTATCGAGGCGGCGGCAGAAGCTCAGCACGAGAAACGGCTTGTAGGGTAGTGGCAGGTGCTATTGCTAAACAGGTTTTGAAAGATATCGATATTAAAGCTTATGTGTCCTCTGTTGGAGCCATGAAACTTGATAAGCCTTACAACGCGTTAGACCTTACTAAAATAGAATCTAATATTGTGCGTTGTCCTGACCAAAAAATGGCGGCAGAAATGGAGTCTTATATAAAAGAAGTAAGAAGTAAAGGCGATACTGTAGGAGGTATTATTAGTTGTGTTATAAAAAATGTACCTGTGGGATTGGGCGAGCCGGTTTTCGATAAATTGCACGCTGAACTTGGTAAAGCCATGCTTTCTATCAATGCCGTAAAAGGTTTTGAGTATGGTAGCGGTTTTCACGGAAGTACCATGTACGGTAGCCAACACAATGATGCTTTTAATAATGATGGTTCTACAAAAACAAATTATTCTGGAGGTATTCAAGGCGGCATAAGTAATGGTATGGATATTTATTTTAATGTAGCGTTTAAACCCGTTGCAACCTTAATCCAAAAGTACGAAACGATAGATAAAGAAGGGAATACTGTTGAAATGCAGGGTAAGGGCCGCCACGACCCCTGTGTAGTGCCAAGAGCCGTACCTATAGTTGAAGCTATGGCTGCATTAGTTTTAGTCGATTTTTATTTAATTAATAAAATCTATTAA
- a CDS encoding GNAT family N-acetyltransferase: protein MTIKTYDAFSRLSIIDINRVTNFLFQNFDKFRDSKSAIRKSLMYAAKETPGLGGYVFVLEEKDEVLGAVVVNRTGMNEYLSENILVYVAVKKEHRGKGLGRKLIEHTIKYCKGDIAIHINQDNPAINLFKDKGFKPRNIEMRLERP from the coding sequence ATGACAATTAAAACCTATGATGCTTTTTCAAGGCTATCAATTATTGACATAAATCGTGTTACCAACTTTTTGTTTCAAAATTTTGACAAGTTTAGAGATTCTAAAAGCGCAATAAGAAAATCTTTAATGTACGCAGCCAAAGAAACGCCTGGTTTGGGTGGCTACGTATTTGTTTTGGAAGAAAAAGATGAAGTTCTTGGCGCAGTAGTGGTCAATAGAACGGGAATGAACGAATACCTTTCTGAAAACATTTTGGTTTACGTGGCCGTAAAAAAAGAGCACAGAGGAAAAGGCTTGGGCAGAAAATTAATAGAACACACCATTAAGTATTGTAAAGGGGACATTGCCATACATATAAATCAAGACAACCCTGCCATAAATTTATTTAAGGATAAAGGGTTTAAGCCAAGAAATATTGAGATGAGGTTAGAACGACCTTAA
- the yajC gene encoding preprotein translocase subunit YajC, whose product MGEGGIGGFLPIILMFVVVYFFMIAPQMKRAKKEKKFAAELKRGDKVVTKSGLHGKIADLNDKDNSCIIETLAGKLKFDKSAISMEMSNKLNAPAKPAK is encoded by the coding sequence ATGGGAGAAGGAGGAATAGGTGGTTTTCTACCGATAATATTAATGTTTGTTGTGGTATATTTCTTTATGATTGCACCGCAAATGAAACGTGCAAAAAAAGAAAAGAAATTTGCTGCAGAGTTAAAACGTGGTGACAAAGTGGTTACCAAAAGTGGCTTGCATGGAAAGATTGCAGACTTAAACGATAAAGACAACAGTTGCATTATTGAAACTTTAGCAGGAAAACTTAAGTTTGATAAATCTGCTATTTCGATGGAAATGAGCAACAAACTTAATGCACCAGCCAAACCGGCAAAATAA
- a CDS encoding FAD-binding protein: MTLTSHLQELSKNLTGELFFDDLIKSIYATDASVYRKLPLAVAYPKNKEDLKLLIAFATTHKTSLIPRTAGTSLAGQCVGEGIVVDVSKYFTKIISFDEKRKTVTVQPGVVRDALNNYLKPYGLFFGPNTSTSNRCMIGGMVGNNSSGTTSIQYGVTRDKIIEMQTILSDGSEAVFGELTSETFQQKTKQKNLEGQIYYTIYSELESEAVQNQIRDNFPKPEIHRRNTGYAIDELINTEVFTKTDEKFNMCKLLSGSEGTLAFTTQVTLKLDVLPPPEAIVVAIHFESIEKCLNAVALTMSHNLYACEMMDKTILDCTMQNKTQYENRQFIVDDPKAILMCEVRANTLDEVTTLAESLIKDIEASNLSYAYPKLVGDDVNKANNLRSAGLGLLGNIIGDKKSAACIEDTAVALPDLANYISEFSALMKGYNQDAIYYAHAGAGELHLRPTLNLKKSEDVALFRKITTDVAHLVKKYNGSMSGEHGDGIVRAEFIPLMIGNENYDIIKRIKTAFDTNNIFNPGKIVDAYPMDKSLRYQPDRKEPEVETLMDFSKSLGILREAEKCNGSGDCRKLPEFGGTMCPSYRATRNEKDTTRARANALREFLTNSDKANKFDYKELKTVFDLCLSCKACASECPSSVDVAALKAEFLYQYQKSNGVSLRTKLFAYNNKVNRLGSILPKLTNFVFSNGATSSFLKKRFGIAPKRTLPLISEKSLSKEYKSRSSDLPKNNTIKTVYLFNDEFTNYLDTPIGVDAIELLTILNYKVKIIGHAESGRSFLSKGLLEQAKAVANKNISIFKDLIAEDTPLLGIEPSAILTFRDEYLKLADDKASAETLSKNCFLMEEFIQHEIELGNITPEQFTTEAKIIKLHGHCHQKSLSNQLSSFSALNLPKNYKVTIIPSGCCGMAGSFGYEKEHYDVSMNVGEQTLFPAVRKASPDTIIAANGTSCRHQIKDGTDRDAKHPVTILREALA, translated from the coding sequence ATGACGTTAACATCACACTTACAGGAACTAAGCAAAAATCTTACTGGAGAACTATTTTTTGATGACTTAATAAAATCTATTTATGCCACCGATGCTTCTGTATACAGAAAGTTGCCACTTGCCGTTGCATATCCTAAAAATAAGGAAGATTTAAAGTTGCTTATAGCTTTTGCAACAACACATAAAACGTCCTTGATTCCTAGAACGGCAGGCACTTCTTTGGCGGGCCAATGCGTTGGCGAAGGTATTGTTGTTGATGTCTCAAAATATTTTACTAAGATTATAAGTTTTGATGAAAAGAGAAAAACAGTTACCGTCCAGCCGGGTGTAGTGCGCGATGCTCTAAATAATTACCTAAAACCTTACGGCTTGTTTTTTGGGCCCAACACATCAACATCAAATCGGTGTATGATTGGTGGAATGGTAGGGAATAATTCTTCAGGAACCACTTCCATTCAGTACGGCGTAACGCGCGATAAGATTATTGAAATGCAAACCATTTTGAGTGATGGTAGCGAAGCTGTTTTTGGCGAATTAACCTCGGAAACCTTTCAGCAAAAAACAAAACAAAAAAATCTTGAAGGGCAGATTTATTATACGATTTATTCTGAACTGGAATCAGAAGCCGTTCAAAATCAAATCAGGGACAATTTTCCAAAGCCAGAAATCCACAGAAGAAACACAGGTTATGCTATTGACGAACTAATTAATACTGAAGTATTCACTAAAACCGATGAAAAGTTCAATATGTGTAAGCTACTTTCGGGAAGTGAGGGCACCTTGGCCTTTACCACGCAAGTTACATTGAAATTAGATGTATTGCCGCCTCCCGAAGCTATTGTCGTTGCCATACATTTCGAGAGTATTGAAAAATGCCTAAATGCTGTAGCGCTCACCATGAGCCACAATTTGTATGCTTGCGAAATGATGGATAAAACCATATTAGATTGCACCATGCAAAACAAAACACAATACGAAAACCGACAATTTATAGTTGATGACCCCAAAGCCATTTTAATGTGCGAAGTTCGTGCCAATACACTAGACGAAGTTACTACTTTGGCCGAAAGTTTGATAAAAGATATCGAAGCTTCAAATTTAAGCTATGCTTACCCAAAATTGGTAGGCGATGATGTAAATAAGGCTAACAATTTAAGGAGTGCTGGATTGGGGCTTTTAGGCAATATTATTGGTGATAAAAAATCGGCCGCATGTATAGAGGATACAGCTGTTGCCTTACCAGATTTAGCCAATTATATTTCAGAATTTTCAGCGTTGATGAAAGGCTATAATCAAGACGCTATTTATTATGCTCATGCTGGAGCTGGAGAACTGCATTTACGACCCACGTTGAATTTAAAAAAGTCTGAAGATGTCGCTCTGTTCAGAAAAATAACGACCGATGTGGCACATCTCGTTAAAAAATATAATGGCTCCATGAGTGGCGAACATGGCGATGGTATTGTGCGAGCAGAGTTTATTCCGTTAATGATTGGTAATGAGAATTACGACATAATAAAACGAATAAAAACGGCTTTTGATACGAACAACATTTTTAACCCTGGGAAAATTGTTGATGCCTATCCTATGGATAAGTCCTTGCGTTACCAACCCGACAGAAAAGAGCCAGAAGTAGAAACGCTTATGGATTTCTCAAAATCGCTCGGTATTTTAAGGGAAGCCGAAAAATGTAACGGCTCTGGCGATTGCCGAAAGCTGCCTGAATTTGGAGGCACCATGTGCCCAAGTTATCGCGCCACAAGAAATGAAAAGGACACAACACGCGCCCGGGCCAATGCTTTGCGTGAGTTTTTAACCAATTCAGATAAAGCCAATAAATTTGATTATAAAGAATTAAAAACGGTTTTCGATTTGTGTTTAAGCTGTAAGGCTTGTGCTAGCGAGTGCCCAAGTAGTGTTGATGTAGCTGCATTAAAGGCAGAGTTTTTGTATCAATACCAAAAATCGAATGGGGTGTCCTTGCGCACCAAGTTATTCGCATATAACAACAAGGTAAATAGGTTAGGAAGTATATTACCAAAACTTACCAATTTTGTGTTTTCAAACGGTGCTACGTCGTCCTTTTTAAAAAAACGTTTTGGAATAGCACCAAAAAGAACTTTACCGTTGATTTCTGAAAAAAGCTTAAGTAAAGAATACAAAAGTAGAAGCTCAGACTTGCCTAAAAATAACACCATCAAAACTGTGTACCTGTTTAATGATGAGTTTACAAATTATTTAGACACACCTATTGGGGTTGATGCTATAGAGTTATTAACCATACTAAACTACAAGGTTAAAATTATTGGTCATGCCGAATCCGGACGCTCGTTTTTATCAAAGGGGTTATTGGAACAGGCCAAAGCAGTAGCCAATAAAAACATTTCAATTTTTAAGGATTTGATTGCTGAAGATACACCGCTTTTGGGAATCGAGCCATCGGCTATTTTAACCTTTAGGGACGAATATTTAAAACTTGCCGATGATAAAGCTTCGGCTGAAACCTTATCAAAAAATTGCTTTTTGATGGAAGAGTTCATTCAGCATGAAATAGAATTGGGAAACATTACACCCGAACAATTCACCACCGAAGCAAAAATAATAAAACTCCATGGGCATTGCCATCAAAAATCGTTGAGTAATCAACTCTCTAGTTTTTCGGCATTAAATCTTCCCAAAAATTATAAAGTAACCATTATTCCTAGTGGCTGTTGCGGCATGGCCGGAAGTTTTGGATATGAAAAGGAGCATTACGATGTAAGTATGAATGTTGGCGAGCAAACGTTATTTCCTGCAGTAAGAAAAGCTTCGCCCGATACTATAATAGCGGCCAACGGAACGAGTTGTAGGCACCAAATAAAGGATGGAACCGATAGAGATGCTAAACATCCTGTAACAATTTTAAGAGAAGCTTTAGCTTGA
- a CDS encoding UDP-2,3-diacylglucosamine diphosphatase, with protein sequence MKIKRKLEVAVISDVHLGTYGCHAKHLLTYLNSIEPKKLVLNGDIIDIWQFSKRYFPKPHLKVIKKIMTMASNGVEVIYITGNHDEMLRKFSNTTIGNISIVDKAVLKLDGKRAWFFHGDVFDISIQNAKWLAKLGGYGYDFLILLNRMVNWYLEKRGKERYSLSKKIKNGVKGAVKYIKDYETVISDLAIENGYDYVICGHIHQPKMVYKENKLGQTMYLNSGDWVENFTALEYQFKRWKIYNFNKDKLAPFVVEDDFVDMEVKDLIAAITIVEQHNKKSS encoded by the coding sequence TTGAAGATTAAAAGGAAATTAGAAGTTGCTGTAATATCCGATGTTCATTTAGGAACTTACGGTTGCCATGCCAAGCACCTATTAACCTACCTAAACAGTATTGAACCTAAAAAACTTGTCCTGAATGGCGACATTATAGATATTTGGCAATTTAGCAAACGATACTTCCCTAAGCCACACTTAAAGGTCATAAAAAAAATAATGACCATGGCTTCTAATGGTGTAGAGGTAATTTACATTACAGGTAACCATGATGAGATGCTTAGAAAATTTAGCAATACTACTATTGGCAACATTTCTATTGTAGATAAAGCGGTTTTGAAACTCGACGGAAAACGGGCTTGGTTTTTTCATGGTGATGTATTCGATATTTCCATTCAAAATGCCAAATGGTTAGCTAAATTGGGTGGCTATGGTTACGACTTTTTGATTCTATTAAACCGAATGGTAAATTGGTACTTGGAAAAACGTGGAAAAGAGCGCTACTCATTGTCCAAAAAGATAAAAAATGGTGTAAAAGGTGCCGTTAAATACATTAAAGACTATGAAACCGTAATTTCTGATTTAGCCATTGAAAACGGTTACGACTACGTAATATGTGGCCATATTCATCAACCTAAAATGGTTTATAAAGAAAATAAACTGGGGCAAACCATGTACCTCAATTCTGGTGATTGGGTGGAAAACTTCACAGCATTGGAATATCAATTCAAGCGCTGGAAAATTTATAACTTCAACAAAGACAAACTCGCCCCTTTTGTGGTTGAAGATGACTTTGTTGACATGGAAGTTAAAGATTTAATCGCTGCCATAACTATTGTAGAACAGCATAACAAAAAATCAAGCTAA
- a CDS encoding DUF1573 domain-containing protein — protein MKKIILSLSALCLVAFTSCKENAAKKIEESNVTAAAERDAVASKFPVIEFDKTEHDFGEIEAKTPVQTEFSYTNTGDAPLVITDIKSSCGCTVPQDWSREPLAPGDSGKFTVKFNGSGSNKVTKTITVTANTEKGSEIVKITAFVKPDPNKATAAAAH, from the coding sequence ATGAAAAAAATAATTTTAAGCCTAAGTGCCTTATGTTTGGTGGCTTTTACTTCTTGTAAAGAAAATGCCGCTAAAAAAATAGAAGAGAGCAATGTGACTGCCGCTGCAGAAAGAGATGCTGTTGCATCAAAATTTCCAGTTATTGAATTTGACAAGACCGAGCATGATTTTGGAGAAATAGAAGCCAAAACACCGGTACAAACCGAGTTTAGTTACACTAATACAGGAGATGCTCCTTTGGTAATTACAGATATTAAAAGTTCATGCGGATGTACTGTGCCACAAGATTGGAGTAGAGAACCGTTGGCACCAGGAGATTCTGGGAAATTTACTGTAAAGTTTAACGGAAGTGGATCTAACAAAGTGACAAAAACTATTACAGTTACTGCAAACACCGAAAAGGGAAGCGAAATTGTAAAAATAACAGCGTTTGTAAAACCAGATCCAAACAAGGCAACAGCAGCTGCTGCTCACTAA
- a CDS encoding PorP/SprF family type IX secretion system membrane protein has product MAKRIVHIILIFCFVQLFYPQTGDGVVAFDIPVRNSLKFNRHIINPTFSFVREQNKYLSFNNKREWVQFDDAPQTYLFGYAGRFGENMGAGLSLFQQNYGVMTTFGGVANFAYNAVFDRESNLTFGINLAFYKSGINQGNVVTNFPDSSLDDVPSNSLITVNPGINYGTGFFDFGVSVNNLVSYNLTESKMIEENPKQAIQGHIMYTGYVNSRGFFDESKFTSLLRSEFRKDETVISAIAMLTVPKGIWGQVGYNTLYGMSAGIGLNITSQIAIEYNYEKAMGDLSSFGNSHDITLAYKFKNRYRYNYSGDDDEQALLIPEKRKTSRIAGRRTIPRAKTVKKPQEKVETEAVLEKSEEVVTNQIAEPENEEDVSKTVDTQEEIAEEATIKAEQEEQARLAEEARIKAEQEEQARLAEEARIKAEQEEQARLAEEATIKAEQEEQARLAEEARIKAEQEEQARLAEEARIKAEQEEQARLAEEATIKAEQEEQARLAEEARIKVEQEEQARLAEEARIKAEQEEQARLAEEARIKAQQEEQARLAEEARIKAEQEEQARLTAEKVSEVSENDMDIPEPTDANTDALSTITKLALETQNNQKQLMIQLNEVLVVKEKDLKDLKEENDLSEQGIVSAPKPFKSVSAENAKLESIKTQLNEEIKSQDQKIEELEELYSERLKNVRDKRDETNKFYFKTINTLKENQTQAIQARAAILAKFNRVKVATEIERKRRIKRALYDNQEDRYNKDRAALEQIKTITQPTSKTLTPEDFDHGEELSNIQIVKGSTHVDEGYYLVVAVHADVDKRDEFLTKAVSAGRSDIDFFFDVNTSKYYIYYQKFDDINQARSALSKKGTEPYNSKMSMVKIEK; this is encoded by the coding sequence ATGGCAAAACGAATAGTACATATTATCTTAATTTTCTGTTTTGTACAGTTGTTCTATCCCCAAACGGGTGATGGAGTTGTTGCGTTCGATATACCGGTTCGAAATTCGTTGAAATTCAATCGCCACATCATAAACCCAACTTTTAGTTTCGTTAGGGAGCAAAACAAATATTTGAGCTTTAACAACAAAAGGGAATGGGTGCAGTTTGATGATGCACCACAAACGTATTTGTTTGGCTATGCTGGTCGGTTTGGTGAAAACATGGGAGCTGGTTTGTCTCTTTTTCAACAAAATTATGGGGTAATGACCACCTTTGGCGGTGTAGCCAACTTCGCTTACAATGCGGTGTTCGATAGAGAAAGCAATTTAACCTTTGGGATAAATTTAGCGTTCTATAAAAGTGGAATAAATCAGGGAAATGTCGTTACCAATTTTCCAGATTCATCATTGGATGATGTGCCTTCAAATTCATTAATAACGGTTAACCCAGGAATAAATTATGGTACTGGTTTTTTTGATTTTGGAGTATCGGTAAACAATTTAGTGTCTTATAATTTAACTGAGTCTAAAATGATTGAAGAAAACCCTAAACAAGCCATTCAAGGCCATATCATGTACACAGGGTATGTAAACAGTCGGGGTTTTTTTGACGAAAGTAAGTTTACCAGTTTGTTGCGATCAGAATTTAGAAAGGACGAAACGGTTATTTCTGCTATCGCTATGTTAACGGTGCCAAAAGGTATCTGGGGACAAGTTGGGTATAATACACTTTATGGCATGTCTGCTGGAATTGGGTTGAACATTACAAGTCAAATAGCTATAGAATACAACTATGAAAAGGCTATGGGAGATTTGTCTTCTTTCGGAAATTCGCACGATATTACTTTGGCATATAAGTTTAAAAATAGATACCGTTATAACTACAGTGGAGATGATGACGAACAAGCTTTGTTGATTCCTGAAAAAAGAAAAACATCTAGAATCGCAGGTAGAAGAACAATTCCGAGAGCAAAAACGGTTAAAAAGCCACAGGAAAAAGTGGAAACCGAGGCGGTTCTTGAAAAAAGCGAAGAAGTTGTAACAAATCAAATTGCCGAACCTGAAAACGAGGAAGATGTTTCGAAAACAGTCGATACCCAAGAAGAAATAGCTGAGGAAGCCACAATCAAGGCTGAACAGGAAGAGCAGGCTAGATTAGCAGAAGAAGCCAGAATCAAGGCTGAACAGGAAGAGCAGGCTAGATTAGCAGAAGAAGCCAGAATCAAGGCTGAACAGGAAGAGCAGGCTAGATTAGCAGAAGAAGCCACAATCAAGGCTGAACAGGAAGAGCAAGCTAGATTAGCAGAAGAAGCCAGAATCAAAGCTGAGCAAGAAGAGCAAGCTAGATTAGCAGAAGAAGCCAGAATCAAAGCTGAGCAAGAAGAGCAGGCTAGATTGGCAGAGGAAGCCACAATCAAGGCTGAACAAGAAGAGCAAGCTAGATTGGCAGAGGAAGCCAGAATCAAGGTTGAACAAGAAGAGCAAGCTAGATTGGCAGAAGAAGCCAGAATCAAGGCTGAACAGGAAGAGCAGGCTAGGTTAGCAGAAGAAGCCAGAATCAAAGCCCAACAGGAAGAGCAGGCTAGATTGGCAGAGGAAGCCAGAATCAAAGCTGAACAGGAAGAGCAAGCGCGATTAACGGCCGAGAAGGTTTCTGAGGTTTCAGAAAATGATATGGATATACCAGAGCCAACAGACGCTAATACAGATGCGCTCAGTACGATAACAAAATTAGCTTTAGAAACACAAAACAATCAAAAGCAATTGATGATTCAGTTGAATGAAGTTTTAGTTGTAAAAGAAAAAGATTTAAAAGATTTAAAAGAAGAAAACGATTTAAGTGAGCAAGGTATTGTTAGTGCCCCAAAACCATTTAAAAGTGTAAGTGCAGAAAATGCTAAATTAGAATCTATTAAAACACAATTGAACGAAGAGATAAAATCTCAAGATCAAAAAATAGAAGAGTTAGAAGAGCTTTATAGCGAGAGACTTAAGAATGTAAGAGACAAACGAGATGAAACCAATAAGTTCTACTTTAAAACAATCAATACTCTAAAAGAAAATCAAACTCAGGCTATTCAAGCTCGTGCAGCTATACTCGCCAAATTTAATAGAGTAAAAGTAGCTACAGAAATTGAACGTAAACGTAGAATTAAACGTGCGTTATATGATAATCAGGAAGACAGGTACAATAAAGACAGAGCAGCATTAGAGCAAATAAAAACGATTACGCAACCAACTTCAAAAACCTTAACACCAGAGGATTTTGATCATGGTGAAGAATTAAGTAATATTCAAATTGTTAAAGGAAGTACCCATGTCGACGAAGGTTATTACCTAGTGGTAGCCGTTCATGCAGACGTAGATAAAAGAGACGAATTTTTAACTAAAGCTGTTTCGGCTGGTCGTTCAGATATTGATTTCTTCTTCGATGTAAACACCAGTAAATATTATATTTATTATCAAAAATTTGATGATATAAATCAAGCGAGGTCAGCACTAAGTAAAAAAGGAACCGAACCCTATAATAGTAAAATGTCAATGGTTAAAATTGAAAAATAA
- a CDS encoding gliding motility-associated C-terminal domain-containing protein, with translation MKNFTIVTFVFLLFFSFVEKLHTQIVIAKPSLGFTQACASPSFNTYNVTFSFSPDTALESSNQFIVELSDETGDFSNPTTVFTSNAGSITTSPATINFAVPTTISGEGYKIKIRSTAPAASSSPSNQFAAYYKIQDTPFTINNLIATGAYCSGGSYLLTIDNPGDENNDSPLQYPSLTFKWFKETGSTTSVFVADGPSLSVNEPGTYFVETNYGTCTSNSFSNRVTISEATTQSTFEINSSKGNPFCSAEGPSVLSAVNGNSYQWYKDGGAIEGATQQMYEASESGNYSVTVDLGDCSTSASIDLDSTGFSSSIDVEDVEMIDENETLTATVTTDAKNPEFKWYLNDNLIASATTNNFQITQTGNYRVEINQTADCLASTEFSFVVQEAFPDVPEIPNLISPNGDGVNDTWVIPQQYVDGSNTEITILSSQGKVVLKTNNYQNNWPQNQINFIDVNPVYYYIIKPAGGSEKKGSITVVK, from the coding sequence ATGAAGAATTTTACTATCGTCACATTTGTTTTTCTTTTGTTCTTTTCATTTGTGGAAAAGTTACATACGCAAATTGTTATAGCAAAGCCTAGCTTGGGGTTTACACAAGCTTGTGCTAGCCCTTCATTCAATACCTATAATGTTACGTTCTCTTTTTCGCCTGATACTGCGCTAGAAAGTTCAAACCAATTTATAGTTGAATTGTCTGATGAAACTGGCGATTTTTCAAATCCCACAACCGTTTTCACTTCAAATGCAGGCAGTATTACAACTTCACCAGCAACCATAAACTTTGCGGTACCAACAACCATTTCAGGGGAAGGGTATAAAATAAAAATAAGGAGTACAGCTCCTGCAGCGTCCAGTTCACCTTCAAATCAGTTTGCTGCCTATTATAAAATTCAAGATACACCATTTACGATTAACAACTTAATTGCAACAGGCGCCTATTGTTCTGGAGGAAGCTATTTGTTGACAATAGACAATCCTGGCGATGAGAATAACGATTCTCCACTTCAATACCCATCCCTTACGTTTAAGTGGTTTAAAGAAACGGGTTCCACAACATCGGTTTTTGTTGCAGACGGACCAAGCCTTTCGGTTAATGAGCCCGGTACTTATTTTGTTGAAACCAATTACGGTACTTGTACCTCAAATTCATTTTCAAACCGAGTTACTATAAGTGAGGCGACCACGCAAAGTACATTTGAAATAAATTCGAGTAAGGGTAATCCTTTTTGTTCAGCCGAAGGGCCTAGTGTTTTAAGTGCCGTAAACGGAAATAGCTACCAATGGTATAAGGATGGAGGTGCAATAGAAGGAGCAACACAACAAATGTATGAAGCCTCCGAATCTGGTAATTATTCTGTAACGGTCGATTTAGGAGATTGCTCAACCAGCGCTTCTATAGATTTGGATAGTACGGGGTTTTCAAGTTCGATTGATGTGGAAGATGTTGAAATGATTGATGAAAATGAAACCTTAACGGCAACAGTTACCACAGATGCCAAAAATCCAGAATTTAAATGGTATTTAAATGACAATTTAATAGCAAGTGCAACCACAAATAATTTTCAAATTACGCAAACCGGAAACTATAGAGTAGAGATCAACCAAACAGCAGATTGTTTGGCTTCAACAGAATTCAGTTTTGTGGTTCAAGAAGCTTTTCCCGATGTGCCAGAAATTCCAAATTTAATTTCTCCAAATGGCGATGGGGTAAACGATACTTGGGTTATTCCTCAACAATACGTTGATGGTTCTAATACAGAAATAACAATATTAAGTAGCCAAGGTAAAGTAGTACTTAAAACGAATAACTATCAAAATAACTGGCCACAAAATCAAATTAATTTTATAGACGTTAACCCAGTCTATTACTATATAATAAAACCAGCTGGTGGAAGTGAAAAAAAAGGTTCCATTACAGTTGTTAAATAA